In Sideroxyarcus emersonii, one DNA window encodes the following:
- a CDS encoding B12-binding domain-containing radical SAM protein yields MKVLFTNPPWYKAPTPTQPGWRGVRAGSRWPHTFEVHSHTIRDGLIAELVGGYLPFPVWLATAAAFAKREGFDTVIRDSLSMGETYESFYAYVKQFSPDFVVLESSTPTVRIDLEIAARIRALVPEVKILFTGLHVEFEQEDFLEQHAEIDFLIYGEYEVPTLQLLCALRDGGDLSEISALIYRADGMVKKNKDEPPASKQNVIKIRKNPFAKLPDLSSFPWADREGLPNLNYFDGVCGLERPQLQLMATRGCPYGCIFCAWPQMLFRGPRYRKRSAQDVVDEIKANLAKVPYKSIYIDDDTFNISKEYVIELAGKLKEAGIGGVIPWSTMGRADLMDRPTLEALRDAGLFSIKYGVESGDQDIIDEIDKRMNVEKNVAMIRLTKELGIRVHLTFTFGLPSDTADTIEETIKLACSLPADTVQFSIATPFPGTEMYRMYDEKGWIVSKNWDDYNGSTVAVSRTENFTAAQLENYVKEAYRRFDQAQVERSFNSGDAINKLRTAAASLKKGTPVVVMQTSRVHLTRWILGALQDFGLDVHLVTPLRFKDDFSALLPKDKIHAFSGNSHFNYAQQSDWARQLKNSQGFKGAFIPYTFESRDGYDDVERLAGELGGCIIAGITQRGNLFSYTA; encoded by the coding sequence ATGAAAGTATTGTTCACAAATCCTCCCTGGTACAAGGCCCCGACACCGACGCAACCCGGCTGGCGCGGCGTGCGCGCGGGTTCCCGCTGGCCTCATACCTTTGAAGTGCATTCTCACACCATCCGCGACGGACTGATAGCGGAACTGGTTGGGGGGTACCTTCCGTTTCCGGTCTGGCTGGCAACCGCGGCGGCTTTTGCCAAACGCGAAGGCTTCGATACCGTCATTCGCGATTCGCTTTCCATGGGGGAAACCTATGAAAGTTTTTACGCATATGTAAAACAATTCAGCCCTGATTTTGTGGTACTCGAAAGCTCCACACCTACGGTGCGCATTGATCTGGAAATCGCCGCGCGCATCCGTGCGCTGGTTCCGGAGGTCAAAATACTGTTCACCGGACTGCATGTCGAATTCGAGCAGGAGGATTTTCTGGAGCAGCATGCTGAAATCGATTTTCTGATTTACGGCGAATATGAAGTGCCGACGCTTCAGCTGCTGTGCGCGTTGCGCGACGGAGGCGATCTCAGCGAGATTTCCGCATTGATCTACCGCGCCGACGGCATGGTAAAAAAGAACAAGGACGAACCACCGGCGTCCAAGCAGAATGTGATCAAGATCCGCAAAAACCCTTTTGCCAAGCTGCCGGATCTTTCATCCTTCCCTTGGGCGGACCGCGAGGGATTGCCAAACCTCAATTACTTCGATGGCGTGTGCGGACTGGAACGCCCACAACTGCAATTGATGGCAACGCGCGGCTGCCCCTACGGCTGTATCTTTTGCGCCTGGCCGCAAATGCTGTTTCGCGGCCCGCGCTACCGCAAGCGCTCTGCGCAGGATGTGGTGGACGAAATCAAAGCCAACCTTGCGAAGGTGCCGTACAAGAGCATTTACATCGATGATGACACTTTCAACATCAGCAAAGAGTATGTGATCGAGCTGGCGGGCAAGCTGAAAGAAGCCGGCATTGGCGGAGTCATTCCTTGGTCGACCATGGGACGTGCCGACCTGATGGACAGGCCCACGCTGGAAGCACTGCGCGACGCCGGGTTGTTCAGCATCAAATATGGCGTTGAATCAGGCGACCAGGACATCATCGACGAAATCGACAAGCGCATGAATGTCGAAAAGAATGTCGCCATGATTCGCCTGACCAAGGAATTGGGTATCCGCGTACATTTGACTTTCACCTTCGGTTTGCCAAGCGACACCGCGGACACTATAGAGGAAACGATCAAGCTTGCCTGCTCCCTGCCGGCCGACACAGTACAGTTCTCGATCGCCACCCCCTTCCCGGGCACCGAGATGTATCGCATGTACGATGAAAAAGGCTGGATCGTTTCGAAAAACTGGGACGACTATAACGGCTCCACCGTGGCTGTTTCGCGCACTGAAAACTTCACCGCAGCGCAGCTCGAGAATTATGTAAAGGAAGCCTACCGCCGTTTTGACCAGGCGCAGGTCGAGCGCAGCTTCAATTCAGGCGATGCGATCAACAAGCTGCGCACGGCGGCAGCTTCTCTGAAAAAGGGTACGCCGGTAGTGGTCATGCAAACCTCGCGCGTACATCTGACGCGCTGGATTCTGGGTGCGCTGCAGGATTTCGGGCTGGACGTGCATCTGGTCACACCGCTGCGCTTCAAGGATGATTTCTCCGCGCTTCTGCCCAAGGACAAGATACATGCCTTTAGCGGCAACAGTCACTTCAACTACGCGCAGCAAAGCGACTGGGCGCGCCAGCTGAAAAACAGTCAGGGCTTCAAGGGAGCTTTCATTCCCTATACATTCGAGTCGCGCGATGGTTACGACGACGTGGAACGTTTGGCCGGAGAATTGGGCGGGTGCATCATTGCCGGGATCACGCAACGCGGCAATTTGTTTTCTTATACAGCATGA
- a CDS encoding NAD(P)-dependent oxidoreductase → MISTAPSNILRHDLDNILSRMEGQWEAFRNESIFMTGGTGLFGRWLLESLLRANEQFELNLKITVLTRNPRAFRKEAPHLTQSPAIDFHIGDVRNFVFPARRYTYLIHGAATSAHETFQGEDPLRKFDTVVNGTRHTLDFAAQSGIKRLLFLSSGNVYGVPAAGMSTIPEDYSGAPSTTNVNSALAEAKRAAEFLTAYYAQKFGWEFVVARCFSFVGPFMPLDIHYAIGNFIRQAQYDECITVSSDGTSVRSYLYMADLVVWLLTLQLRGRNGTVYNVGSDRPVFIMDLARLVQSVVAPEKNVKVLGRTADSIGNEHRKIYVPDISKARNELQLDVWTDLNTAIRLTAASLKR, encoded by the coding sequence ATGATTTCTACCGCCCCGAGCAACATCCTCCGGCATGATTTAGACAATATCCTTTCGCGCATGGAAGGACAGTGGGAAGCATTTCGCAACGAATCCATCTTCATGACTGGTGGCACCGGTTTGTTCGGGCGCTGGCTGCTCGAAAGTTTGCTGCGGGCGAATGAACAGTTTGAGTTGAATCTGAAGATAACCGTGCTCACACGGAACCCGCGCGCGTTCAGGAAAGAAGCGCCGCATCTCACGCAGTCGCCTGCCATCGATTTCCATATTGGCGATGTCCGCAATTTCGTCTTTCCCGCACGGCGCTACACCTACCTCATACACGGAGCGGCCACCTCTGCCCATGAGACTTTTCAGGGAGAAGACCCTCTGCGCAAATTCGATACTGTGGTGAACGGAACCCGGCATACACTCGATTTTGCCGCACAAAGTGGCATCAAGCGCCTTCTGTTTCTCAGTTCGGGCAATGTGTACGGTGTTCCCGCAGCGGGAATGAGCACTATTCCGGAGGACTATTCTGGCGCACCGAGCACAACCAATGTGAACTCAGCCTTGGCCGAAGCCAAACGTGCGGCCGAGTTTCTGACTGCGTACTACGCGCAGAAATTCGGCTGGGAGTTTGTGGTTGCCCGCTGCTTCTCGTTCGTCGGCCCGTTTATGCCGCTGGATATTCACTACGCCATCGGAAACTTCATCAGACAAGCTCAATACGATGAATGCATCACGGTCAGCAGCGACGGAACATCGGTTCGATCATATCTGTACATGGCGGATCTGGTGGTTTGGCTGCTGACGCTGCAGCTTCGGGGACGCAATGGCACTGTGTATAACGTCGGATCAGATCGCCCTGTTTTCATAATGGATTTGGCTCGTCTGGTGCAATCCGTTGTGGCCCCCGAAAAAAACGTTAAAGTACTCGGCCGGACAGCCGATAGCATTGGCAATGAGCATAGGAAGATTTATGTACCGGATATTTCAAAAGCACGGAATGAATTACAGCTTGATGTTTGGACCGATTTGAATACAGCCATTAGACTGACAGCTGCCAGTCTGAAACGCTGA
- a CDS encoding HAD family hydrolase gives MSMRKTLVFDFDGTLVDSAPGILRAFSETLREAGIKPSAPLDTNLIGPPLLETLTRLSGSNDTALLQSLTERFKRHYDHTGVSTTSAYPGIETMLAHFAAAGVTMHISTNKRYSVTHAILENLGWKDRFVSVYALDMVEPRLPGKAQLLAKQISELGLAADTTVYVGDKREDGEAASANSLMFYYAAWGYGDLRQEQLATGWNWLNQPHELRITS, from the coding sequence ATGTCGATGCGCAAGACATTGGTTTTCGATTTCGATGGCACGCTCGTCGATTCCGCACCGGGAATACTGCGCGCCTTTTCTGAAACGCTGCGCGAGGCGGGTATCAAGCCCAGCGCCCCCCTTGATACGAACCTGATCGGCCCGCCATTGCTGGAAACGCTGACACGGCTGAGCGGCAGCAACGATACCGCGCTGCTCCAGTCATTAACCGAGCGGTTCAAGCGGCATTACGACCACACCGGCGTATCCACCACTTCCGCCTATCCGGGCATCGAAACCATGCTGGCGCATTTTGCAGCGGCTGGCGTAACCATGCACATCAGCACCAACAAGCGCTATTCAGTTACCCATGCCATTCTTGAAAACCTGGGCTGGAAAGACCGCTTCGTTTCTGTATATGCATTGGACATGGTTGAACCGCGCCTGCCGGGAAAGGCGCAACTACTGGCGAAACAGATCAGCGAACTGGGGCTTGCTGCAGATACCACGGTCTACGTGGGTGATAAACGCGAAGACGGCGAGGCTGCAAGTGCGAACAGTCTCATGTTCTATTATGCTGCCTGGGGTTACGGCGACCTGCGGCAGGAGCAATTGGCAACGGGATGGAACTGGCTGAACCAGCCGCACGAGCTGCGCATCACATCCTGA
- a CDS encoding radical SAM/SPASM domain-containing protein, translated as MISTVKTTGSQLSPAEQAKREGLKARKPYIAAKLAAISEMEERGEISPIIRLEKSYLCNFQCTHCSAEYYMDRHQKKVFKIEDTRRKIDLADIRELSRQADELGLARFVITGGEPLVMKDFDAVVEAIDPEKHYVITDTNGWFLDDTKARHLKSIGVEKVQLSLDSFIEQEHDAFRNKPGSYKKVMRAIDASLDAGLNLLLSTVLIKGRAKTEEFRNLCKFATDRCIGLYVSYAKPTGSCTDHPEFVIAKEDADVLRELEKEYNVFTHMTPSYGSFKGCITVKGIITVTSTFQVTPCPYIDLSLGNLRETPLKEILARGMRNPWLGPYRPDCIIGEDPKFIKLHMEKTKGATLLPVPWGQGFSDADSLVD; from the coding sequence ATGATTTCTACTGTAAAAACGACGGGCAGCCAGCTGAGTCCTGCCGAACAAGCCAAGCGCGAGGGCCTGAAAGCCAGGAAACCCTACATCGCTGCCAAGCTTGCCGCCATCTCCGAAATGGAAGAACGCGGCGAGATCAGCCCAATCATCAGGCTGGAGAAAAGCTATCTGTGCAACTTCCAGTGCACGCACTGTTCGGCCGAATACTACATGGATCGCCACCAGAAGAAGGTGTTCAAGATCGAAGACACGAGAAGGAAGATCGACCTGGCGGACATCCGGGAGCTTTCGCGCCAGGCTGATGAGCTGGGACTCGCCCGGTTTGTGATCACCGGCGGCGAACCGTTGGTGATGAAGGATTTCGATGCCGTGGTCGAAGCCATCGATCCTGAGAAGCATTACGTCATCACCGACACAAACGGCTGGTTTCTCGATGATACGAAAGCCAGACACCTCAAGTCGATCGGCGTGGAGAAAGTGCAATTGTCGCTGGACAGTTTCATCGAGCAGGAACATGACGCATTCCGGAACAAGCCCGGTTCGTACAAGAAAGTGATGCGCGCGATCGACGCTTCGCTGGATGCCGGCCTCAATCTTCTGCTTTCGACGGTACTGATCAAGGGCCGAGCGAAGACTGAGGAATTCCGCAACCTGTGCAAGTTCGCAACCGACCGCTGTATCGGACTGTACGTCTCTTACGCAAAGCCCACTGGTTCCTGTACCGATCATCCGGAATTCGTCATCGCCAAGGAGGACGCGGACGTCCTGCGCGAACTGGAGAAAGAGTACAACGTATTCACCCACATGACCCCGAGCTACGGTTCATTCAAGGGATGCATCACAGTAAAGGGAATCATCACTGTAACTTCGACATTTCAGGTCACCCCCTGCCCGTACATCGATCTTTCGCTCGGCAATTTGCGTGAAACGCCGCTCAAGGAGATCCTCGCACGCGGCATGCGCAACCCCTGGCTGGGTCCATACCGGCCAGATTGCATCATTGGCGAGGATCCGAAATTCATCAAACTGCACATGGAAAAGACCAAAGGAGCCACTCTCCTGCCCGTGCCATGGGGGCAGGGATTCTCGGATGCTGACTCCCTGGTCGATTAA
- a CDS encoding class I SAM-dependent methyltransferase codes for MCSLPLGSERLLHFGNMPKAAQFLPNADSLAQDAGVDLDIYQCAACGLVQTGNAPVPYYKEVVRAAAFSAEMKEFRHEQFAAFVRKHGLLGKKLLEVGCGRGEYLSLFQEEGVDAYGIEYAEPSVAHCMAQGLNAACGFIDSADYAVPHAPFDAFAVLSFLEHWPDPNAGLRGIAHNLSDDGIGLVEVPNFDMILNKNLFAEFISDHLCYFTRDTLQTLLRLNGFEVIECNEVWHGYILSAVVRKRKPCDVSAFAVSRLKLQHEFRDVIRQHGAQGIAIWGAGHQALAMIALLELAGEIDYVVDSAPFKQNRFTPASHIPIVAPERLNTHPVALIIVMAASYSDEVARYIRREWGNSMRVAILREDGLQLV; via the coding sequence ATGTGCTCACTACCGCTCGGCAGCGAACGCCTGTTGCATTTCGGAAACATGCCCAAGGCTGCGCAGTTCCTGCCAAATGCTGACTCCTTGGCGCAAGATGCGGGCGTCGACCTGGACATCTATCAGTGTGCCGCCTGCGGTCTGGTGCAGACCGGAAACGCACCGGTGCCCTATTACAAAGAAGTGGTGCGTGCCGCTGCGTTTTCTGCCGAAATGAAAGAGTTCAGGCACGAACAATTCGCTGCTTTCGTGCGCAAACATGGGTTGCTGGGGAAAAAACTGCTCGAAGTGGGCTGTGGACGCGGCGAATACCTGAGCCTGTTCCAGGAAGAGGGCGTTGATGCTTATGGTATCGAATATGCCGAACCCTCGGTTGCGCACTGCATGGCACAGGGCCTGAATGCAGCATGCGGTTTTATCGATAGCGCAGATTACGCCGTGCCACACGCACCGTTCGATGCTTTTGCCGTCCTGAGCTTTCTCGAACATTGGCCGGATCCGAATGCCGGATTGCGCGGCATTGCACACAACCTGAGCGATGACGGTATCGGCTTGGTCGAGGTACCCAACTTCGACATGATCCTGAACAAAAACCTGTTTGCCGAATTCATCAGCGACCACCTATGCTACTTCACGCGCGATACGTTGCAAACACTGCTGCGACTGAACGGTTTCGAGGTGATTGAATGCAACGAGGTCTGGCACGGCTACATCCTGTCCGCCGTGGTGCGCAAACGCAAACCCTGCGACGTTTCTGCCTTTGCTGTCAGCCGGCTAAAACTGCAACACGAATTTCGCGACGTCATTCGACAGCACGGCGCGCAAGGCATCGCCATCTGGGGGGCGGGACATCAGGCACTCGCCATGATCGCGTTACTGGAACTGGCCGGCGAAATCGACTACGTAGTGGATTCGGCACCATTCAAACAAAACAGGTTCACTCCGGCCAGTCACATTCCCATCGTCGCTCCGGAACGTTTGAACACTCATCCCGTCGCCCTTATCATCGTGATGGCGGCGAGTTACTCGGATGAGGTTGCCAGATATATTCGACGCGAATGGGGGAATTCCATGCGCGTGGCGATTCTGCGCGAAGACGGCCTGCAACTGGTATAA